A genomic segment from Bubalus kerabau isolate K-KA32 ecotype Philippines breed swamp buffalo chromosome 14, PCC_UOA_SB_1v2, whole genome shotgun sequence encodes:
- the ZNF623 gene encoding zinc finger protein 623, with product MELTAPTSARGPDPRLGRLLGNLDAQSLRSCTSQEGVFQQVTVTHWKIQTAEAAQAGSKSEGSPLLSPDLLLLQRELIEGEAPQHEACGSFPFNPGLVRHQASNAGEKAHRCDECGKGFSQSSHLVEHRHAHGGERLYVCNACGKDFVLYTDLLEHQKVHTGERPFKCTQCGKAFCHSSDLIRHQRVHTRERPFECKECGKGFSQSSLLIRHQRIHTGERPYECNECGKAFIRSSSLIRHFQVHTEVRQYECQDCGKAFRHRSDLIEHQRIHTGERPFECNECGKAFIRSSKLIQHQRIHTGERPYVCNECGKRFSQTSNFTQHQRIHTGEKLYECNECGKAFFLSSYLIRHQKIHTGERVYECKECGKAFLQKAHLTEHQKIHSGDRPFECKDCGKAFIQSSKLLLHQIIHTGEKPYVCSYCGKGFIQRSNFLQHQKIHTEEKLYECSQYGKEFTPPPDFKSSQEAPQEGLPLSQTAVHLGETCGGLGGHTDF from the coding sequence ATGGAGCTCACCGCCCCCACGTCTGCGAGGGGCCCTGACCCCAGACTCGGGAGGCTTTTAGGAAACCTGGATGCACAGAGCCTGCGGAGCTGCACCTCACAGGAAGGGGTTTTCCAGCAGGTGACAGTCACCCACTGGAAGATCCAAACGGCAGAGGCAGCACAGGCAGGGAGTAAGTCTGAGGGGAGCCCTCTCCTGAGCCCAGACCTCCTCCTGCTTCAGAGAGAGTTGATCGAGGGGGAGGCCCCCCAGCACGAGGCCTGTGGCAGCTTCCCGTTCAACCCGGGCCTGGTCAGACATCAAGCTTCTAATGCTGGGGAGAAAGCTCACAGGTGTGACGAGTGCGGGAAAGGCTTCAGCCAGAGCTCCCACCTGGTGGAGCATCGGCATGCTCATGGTGGGGAGAGGCTGTACGTGTGTAATGCGTGTGGCAAGGACTTCGTTCTCTACACGGATCTCCTGGAGCATCAGAAAGTACACACGGGAGAAAGGCCCTTCAAGTGCACTCAGTGTGGGAAAGCATTCTGTCACAGCTCAGACCTGATCCGCCACCAGCGGGTCCACACCCGCGAGAGGCCCTTTGAGTGCAAGGAGTGCGGGAAGGGCTTCAGCCAGAGCTCATTGCTCATCCGGCACCAGAGGATCCACACAGGGGAGCGGCCTTATGAGTGCAATGAGTGCGGCAAGGCCTTCATCCGGAGCTCCAGCCTCATCCGGCACTTCCAGGTCCACACGGAGGTGAGGCAGTACGAGTGCCAGGACTGTGGCAAGGCCTTCCGCCACCGCTCAGACCTCATCGAGCACCAGAGGATCCACACCGGGGAGCGGCCCTTTGAATGCAACGAGTGCGGCAAGGCCTTCATCCGGAGCTCGAAGCTCATCCAGCACCAGCGCATTCACACCGGGGAGCGGCCATACGTCTGTAACGAGTGTGGGAAGCGCTTCAGCCAGACGTCCAACTTCACGCAGCACCAGAGGATCCACACCGGGGAGAAGCTCTATGAGTGCAACGAGTGTGGGAAGGCCTTCTTCCTGAGTTCCTACCTTATTCGACACCAGAAGATCCACACCGGGGAGAGGGTGTACGAGTGCAAGGAGTGTGGGAAAGCCTTTCTCCAGAAAGCACACCTCACTGAGCACCAGAAGATCCACTCTGGGGACAGGCCCTTCGAGTGCAAGGACTGCGGGAAAGCCTTTATTCAGAGCTCCAAGCTCCTCCTGCACCAGAttattcacactggagagaaaccctacgTGTGCAGTTATTGTGGGAAAGGCTTCATTCAGAGGTCAAACTTCCTTCAGCACCAGAAGATCCACACTGAGGAGAAACTCTACGAGTGTAGTCAGTATGGGAAAGAGttcaccccacccccagactTTAAAAGCAGTCAGGAGGCTCCCCAGGAGGGCCTTCCCTTGAGTCAGACAGCCGTACACTTGGGGGAGACGTGTGGAGGCCTGGGGGGGCACACAGACTTCTAA